CACCCAGAAAGGTTATATATGAACATATACAGTTTTAATCAAAACATAGTGCTGTTTTCCCAATCCATCAATGAGTTGCACAAAAGCACATTTTAATCCGTATCTCCTTGGTAACCACTTCATACTGTAATCTTCCAGTAAGATGTCAGAAATGAATGACTCCCTAGAGCGATGttcggaacaggaatcattaaaataactttggtttgaatttgaaccaAATCACCCCAATCAAAATAAGCTCTTATGGGACAATGCTTTCATCTGGAGTAACCATGTAAGAAAACAAAGCTCTAGCCTCCATCAAAAGAGTTGTTGCTCTGCCAGTTCACACCCTGGTCCAATACCGGATATTAGTAACCATCCAGAAAGTGTATGATACAGCAGCATAAAAAAAAAGATTAGGGCACAACTTAGTGCAGCTAGAAGTGTGATGAGGCAATCGATGTCATATTGCAAAGCCTTTTCAAAATTACACTTTTACTATTTTGAACAAAATCAACAAATAGTTAACAATAAAAATGTTCAGGGGGGTTAATgtgatactccctccgtccccTATCTTAAGGTAACGAAGGTTTGTCCTAAGTCAATGTTTTGAAACTTTGACAAACAGTATCTATAAAAATAATTATTTTTAAAATACAGAAATTATATATTGTGATAAATGTTTTAATAATAAATCTAATAGTTTCATTTTAGTCAATATTTATGATTATTTTGTTATTAACGGTCAAAGTTAAAAACATTTGACTTAGGACATCTTTGTGATCTTAAGATAGGGGACGGATGGAGTATTTGCCTAATAATACAGAGATATATTTAGCTGGAGGAGCTATGTGACAAGTGGACTGACCTCATCACACATGCTGTAACACAACTGCAGGGCTTCATTCCACTTATTTACTTTGATTAGCCCCTTTATGAGGCAAATAAAGGCACTTAGTTCTGGCACAACACCTTTCCTTGTTATTTCACTGTATAATTCAAATGCTTTTTCAAGCTGAGATGCCAAACAAAGTGCCTGGATCAATGAAGTGTATGTATCCTTGCTGGTTATGTTTAGTGATGATGAGACTTCCATCATCTCTTTGTGCAACTCCAAGGCTTTCTCCAGTCTGCCAGCCTTGGAGAAACTATCAATGAGCAACCCATAAACAGGAGCTATTGACACCATGCCATGTGACTCCAGCTCCTCCAACAATCCAAGAGAAGCAATGAACTTCTTGCTAAAACCTTGAACTACGCTGCAGTATCCTTGCACATATTTTGGCCAGTAAGTCTGCTTCATTTCACTTAGCAGTGAATGTGCCTCATCCAAAAGACCAGCAGCACAGCAATGGTTTATCAGAACTCTGTAGGTAACATAATTAGGGGCACACCCTTGTGTGATCATTTGTGTAAAAAGCTGAAGACTCATATCAACTTTACCAGATTTTCCCAATCCATCTATGAGAGAAGTGTAAGTCACAACATTTGGGTTGCATCCCCTCTTTTCCATCATTGACAACAACTTTAAGGCCTTTTGACATTCGCCTATTCTGCAAAGCCCATCAATCATAGCTGTGTAAGTGACAACATTAGGAGTGCAAGAACTCTCCAGCATTTGAGAGAGAACTTTAATGGCTAGATCAAGCCTTCTGTCCTTAAACATCGCATCAATTAAGGAGGTGTATGTATGCACCGTAGGCAAGTAGCCACACTTAGACATCCTAAAAAATACCTCCTGTGCATTATCAAGCTTTCCAACTTTGCAAAAGCCATCAATCAATGCATCATATATAATGTGATTTGGCTCGCACCCATTCGATGACATAACATCTAGCAATTCTTGAGCATCAACCACCTTGTGTGCCTTACACAAACCATCTATGAGTGCACCATATGTGACCACATTTGGAGCAATGGAGTCTGTGTGCTCGCCTTCAAAGTAAAAATCAGATCCCACATTGTCAGATGTTCCAATCATTTTGGCATAGACTTCACAAGCCTTTTGGCTTTCACCTGCCTTACAGAGGCCATCAACTAGTGCGCTGTAGGTAATGGTATTGGGAGCACAGCCAGCATCAACCATTCTATGAAAAATGTCACTAGCCTGAGGTACCTGCTTTGTTTTGAGGTAAGCATGAAGCAAGGCAGTGTATGTTACTACACTTGGGGAGCAGCCGACACTCTCCATTTCATCAAACCAGCTCCTCGCCTGTTCAATGAGCCCAACCTTACAAAAGCTATCAATCAAAATTGTGTATGTATAAACATCAGGAATAACACCAACACTCTTCATCTCTTGAAACAAAAGGAAAGCCTTTTCTACCTTCATAGCCTCACATAAAAAGGTAATCACCTTAGAGTATGTGCTCGTGTCAGGTACAAAGCCTTTTCTCATCATCAACTTAATGATCTGAAATGCTTTATCAAATTTCCCCATACCGCAAAGGCATCGAGCAAAATTTGCAGTGTTCACCTTATTAAGAACGCAACTAGAAGCCAGCATCTCCTCATAAACTTTTTCTGCCAATGCCAACAAGTCAGGGCTTGGCAATTCTTCTCCACTACATATGCTTCCAATAAAAATGTTGTATACGACATAGCCAGGAGGGCAACCACAACCAGCCATCCTATTTAAAAGTTTATAAGCATATGGATAATCCCTGGCATTGCAATAACTATGCACAAGAGAATTAAACAAGGAGGGGTTTggattgcaaccctcgttcatCATCATGCTGATTATCCTCTTGCACCAGCCAAGCTGCTTCTTTTTTAAAAATCCAGCAAGCAGTGTTCTATATGTGACCACATTAGGGATGCAAGAGTTACACCGCATCCTATGAAGGAATGAAATTGCCTCATCAAAAAGGGAGGCCTCCATCAGTCCACTGATCATCTGGGTGCACAACACTGTGTCAAGTTTGAAATCCTCCCGCTCTATCATGACAAGTGCGTCAGACCATCGCCCCTCCTTACATAGCGCCTGTGCAAAGCACCCAACTGTGAACTTATCCGTGCAGAACCCCAACTCTGACATCTCTTTCTGCACACGAAAACCCATGTCCATCTGTCCGGCGGTTGCAAGCACCTGGACCAGAGCATTGTAGGTCGCACCTGACGGCCTGTACCCAAAATCCTTCAGTCTCCCGAGCTCCTCCAGCGCCTTGGCCCAAGCTCCGTGGCGGCAGCATTTCCGTACTATCACATTGAGCAATCTGCCGAGTACCTCACGATCATCCTCCCCAATCTCCCTCAGCAGCCTCTCGGTGGTCCTAGCACGATCGTCAAAATGCAATACTTCCGCCAGCGCGTTGTAGCAGGCGCCGGTGTGGCTGTAGCCCACCTGCCGCTCGGCCCAAAGGAAGAACCTGACACAGAGCTCCGGGGTGCGCACCGACCTGAGCACCGCAACTACCACGGCGTCGTTCAGGAAGTCCCGGTGCCGCCGCAGGAACCGCTCCGCCTTCCCGTCAAAGTCGGAGGCGTAGGCTCGGATCGCCTTGGATATAAGAACAGCCTCCGGCGGCGGGAGGGCCGCGGCGTGGAGGACAGGGGTGGGCACCTGAAGAAAGGCGAAGTCCTTGGATGAGAGGCGGGGTCCGCGCTGCGGCTCAGGGGCTTCTAAGAGGCCAAGCAGTTGGTCGTCAGGGTCGGCGGCGCGGGAGGAGGAAGAGCAGGCACGCCGCACAGAGGCGCGTAGGGCTGCCGTGGCCGCCGCGCGGCGGCTAATCATGGGGTGGAGGTGGTCCAATAAAGGGATACGGAGGTGGAGGTGGAAAGAAGGGACGAGGAGGCGGCGGGAATTGAAGCCCCGGCCATGGAGGTTTTGGGGCGCCGGAGGTGGGCATAACGGCCTAAACCCTAGTGAAGGAGAGGGTATTTCAGTAAATAATTTGGAAAGTAGTTCTGTTTCTGCAAGTAGGTCTGACCGCCTGAGCCCATCTGCAGAGGAACACTTTGGAGAGTCCGTCTCCGTGGTCCACCGTCCACCTCCAAACAACATCACACCATACCGTCCTCGTCGATCTCATTAGTGAATTTAGGCTATGTTTAGCTACTTTAGTCACTAGACTaagctttagtgactaaagtTAAGTAGCTAAAGTATCTCGTTTGGTTCCAGTGACTAAACCAGATTAAAAAACATTAATTATTGTGAATAATGACTATTGTTGAGCACCATATtgagcggccggacggtccggccctgaggccggacggtccgcgaccgtccggcgcctgtgggccggacggtccgcgcatgcgcagagtagtttagggttccgagttttgtgctatgtttgttggctagatttgcggaattaacccagaatccagtcgtgtaaagggtccagccccccttctctatataaagagaggtctacggccgatttgtaatcatcaatcgaattaatacaacttctattcgcatttatttccagtacaattaggagtagttctagtctagttctagtttagcctctcaatccccaaattcttcgcctctcttcgactctacgccgactagaggagtctaggtcggccggcccgagcctagacaacccctaggatctctcctccccgacggggtccctcctgagagcgagatccaggcgccgccggtgatcttccgtcgcccctgcacacgcgcggaccgtccggccccagggcgcggaccgtccggtcgtcaggcagaaaaccctagcccctgtgccaggtcgcggaccgcgcggccctaggccgcggaccgtccgcgcctgaccagagagcaccgccgccggttcttcttgagtatttggcgctccaaaaaagcatcaacatactttttggcgactccgctggggacatacatatctaagctcatcaaatcgaccctcaatggccggttcaagggatagctctgatatttctccaagcaacatcatagagccgacttgggaaaccttgccggctgacgagcagctccagttcgaggagcacaaggagcggatgatccaggaggcgaaagcaaagttcttggccaacttcaaagtggacaggaacaacaaggtcgtccgacatcgggcgacggatccggcttcgctccaacccatgccagatatccccaatgtaagtaataccaacgatctgcaatctcttagaaattatgtagaagatcagcgtgaacaaatgcagaacatcatagggggtatgcaaagcgatcttaagagactagtacgtgcatttgataaatctagtatcacaaattttccttcgcacgaggttgagttaggaggtaacacgcgtaacacatcggctacaggttgtcacgaccaatcacaacccctttatgggatgccgatggacacataccctgagcaaccgcaaatcggcagcaaatcagccgatttgcacatgcccggaccgtccgcacgtgagcgcggaccgtccggaccaaccacagtcgggccgatttttaatgagttacctagatatgcgcccgaaccaccacacacgacacagaatctaaactacccagtcggaccgtccgcgtacaacaacggacggtccgcacataatcacggacggtccgggccaatgtccggacagtccgcacatgacctttttgaggaggattgttaccggaatcctcacccgtcccaacagcacttcccatcgcactatacaatgcatcaacccattaattcaagatctagagcccaggaaagctttccggccccacccaggaggccggaaagaaacgatcaaacctatgacccatatagggcaaatgaaaatgcaccacgtaactcaaaccaatggggggaaagacaacatgctaatatccagccaaccccacctatgtttgaccagagagccggtggtctcgcaccggctgccattgatatagtaagggaagaaatagccggggcgttccgagataagctcggagtaagcatggtccctggggggcaatcatatcggaaaccttatgatagccgatttgatcaccacccatacccacagggaaccaggatacccgaattcgcaaaattttcgggtgataagggaaaaacacacgcgaacatataggccagttcttagcacaattgggagaattggccgacacagaggcatttcgcgtacgtttattttcattatcgctaacaggaaccgcgtttgcatggtatgccactttacctcctaattccatttcatcatggggggatctagaacaaaaaattcatgatcattttttctccggtgactatgagttggatttggtagatttagtgttgttgcgacagacaaaagatgaatcggttaatgattacatccggagattccgagatacaagaaaccgatgctttcaaattcatttagcagagaaacagctagtaggattagcctttaatggtctgcgatattatttaaaagaaagattagaaggcatccaattttttacactagcacagttacaccagagagctttggcttgcgaaagccggagcaaagaaactgctaaaataatgcgtcacaacgtacacatagtagaatgcgaccaaagtagctcagatgacgaatcagcagaagtgtacgtgaaagggaaatgtgccttgggccatttctaagtattttggtgattgagtgccaacacaagtgcttaaatgtgaatttatgctcatggatggacaaagtgcaaatcaaaagtaaaggtatgtttctaagccttagtacattggttttatgtactaatatacttgtctaagtgttagaaacagaaagaagaagaaaagaaaagagatgaaaTAAGGCTTGGCTGGGTACAACCAAGACactgctcggtctggcacaccggactgtccggtggtgcaccggacagtgtccggtgcgccaggctgactcggcgcgaagtggccgctctcgggaattcgccgacggcgtacggctaaaattcaccggactgtccggtgtgcaccggactgtccggtgagccaacggtcggccgggccaacggtcggccgcgcgatctgcgcgggacacgtggccgagccaacggctagaagggggcaccggactgtccggtgtgcaccggacatgtccggtgcgccaacggctctctggcagccaacggtcggctgcgccattttaggaaggaaatcgggcaccggacagtgtccggtgtgcaccggactgtccggtgcacccgacgacagaaggcaaggttggccttccagatttgctctcaacggctcctagctgccttgggactataaaagggacccctaggcgcatggaggagcacaccaagcaaccttagagcattcttgatcatccacactcaatccttgcgcattcgtttgtcattctcagtgattcgagctccgttctagtgagaactttgagatagtctttagagctcgattcttggccgtgtgtgtgtgcgcattttggttgtggatttgtgtgtgttgcttccctcccttactccgtatttctttgtgaatctcaagtgtaagggcgagaggctccaagttgtggagattcctcgcaaacgggatattgaaaggcaaagcaaaacaccgtggtattcatgttggtctttggaccgcttgagaggggttgattgcaaccctcgtccgttgggacgccacaacgtggagtaggcaagcgttggtcttggccgaaccacgggataaaccacggtgtcatctctgtgtttgatctcttgtggtattgtgttttgttgagactcctctctagccacttggcgattattgtgctaacacttaacaagtttttgtggctataagtttaagtttcacaggatcacctattcaccccccccctctaggttctctcaattggtatcagagccgttctcttcaagaaagggactaaccgcccgaagagatggatcctaaagggaagggaatcgtgatcaacgacaaggagaaggagtccttcgtcaacgagccaaaggatgacaagtccaacgactcgagctcgggccacagacgcaaggatgggaagaagaagaagacaagacgcatcaaggagatcgtctactacgatagcgatgagtctacttcctcccaaaaggacgacgaccacaacgactacgagagaaagaaaccggtcaattcgaacttttcttttgattactctcgtattcctcaaagtactaatgctcatttattatctattccacttggtaaacctcctcattttgatggagaggactacggattttggagtcacaaaatgcgtagtcacttgttctctctccatcctagcatatgggagattgtagagagtggaatgcactttgatagtacggatagtcccatatttattaatgaacagattcataaaaatgcacaagctactactgtgttgctagcctctttgtgcagggacgagtaccataaggtgagcggcttggacaatgccaagcagatctgggacaccctcaagatctctcatgaggggaatgatgtcaccttactcaccaagatggagttggtggagggcgagcttggacggttcgcaatgataaggggcgaggagccaactcaaacatacaaccggctcaagacccttatcaacaaaataaggagctacggaagcacgcgatggacggaccacgacgtcgtccgcctaatgctaaggtcctttaccgttcttgatcctcacttggtgaacaatattcgtgaaaatcctaggtacaccaagatgtcgcccgaagaagttctagggaagtttgtgttggggcgaaggcaaagacgccacccttcgctccaggccttcgctgcagccgctggtccgacggaggcaaagcgggcagggacacccttcgcaggactcgacactttgacgaagacctgcggcgacgtcctcacacggcgcgacctcattcagccccaaggcccacgtgtgatctggcccattgtaacgggccccgcgtggccgcctctgtattacgggcctgacttgtaaaggcatacttgtaattacagcttgtaaccctgctttatgggaatattccggggataaactaggcgtctgagggcacatgcgtccttaagacaagacgctgggcactcagacacctataaatacccccgcacagtgcccgtgagaggctagatcaacagagctattgcccccgtgcacgtaaccctgttgtcgccattgttcacccccgttggcccacttgcagcagagagcaagttccaacatttggcgcccaccgttcgtgctacgacaaaaccacccgcgatggcacccaagagagctaaccccaaggctgacgaggctgcgaaggcagcactgctggccgcaagaaagggcaaggccctcgccctcacccaatccacccaccaagagcccattgaggacaatgtcccccacaccggcgaagacgacaccttccgcacctgcggaaccgaaggacagtcgcagccgcccacaggcttcgccccactggaaggcgccgacctcaccgaggatggtgaggccctcggcgtctcaacagaagaacagctgcagctgcgcgccctgcgcctcaggaaccgcaatctccagaggcagaaagagatactggaggccaagcgccaacgtgtttccgcattagccaaagtgcggcaaatgatacgcgacgaggagcagaaagcccaagacctcgagcgcgagatcgcgctgatgcagcgcgaaggccacctcggtttgcagcaagaaccacccttccaacaacgcgctcagccggaggacatgcgcgaaggctacctcggccgacagcacggccaacccctgcagcaccgggcgcagccggagaacccgcgtttcccccagcatgactacgccccccagcacggcgcgccattccaagggatcaactacctcgacgagcgaagtcccctggcgccacacctgcaagtgacgccctggccagccaactttcgagcgggggcataccccaagtacaacggcagcaccgatccggcgcaatacatcatgagttaccaagtcgccgttgcatcagccggaggggacgaggccacaatggcaaagtctttcatcatcgccctagagggcccagcactcacctggttcaccagattgcccccgctgtccattgattcgtggcgaagtctcagggacaagttcctcctcaacttccaagggtaccgtccagacaccgacgctttggccgagctctcgctttgcaaacagctggaaaaggagactctgcgggagtattaccgcaagttcttaacactcaagtcacagctgccctctgtcgacgatcagatcgctatccactacgccatcaatggccttcgggccggcgtcctctacagccattgtatcagggatccacccaagagcttgc
This portion of the Zea mays cultivar B73 chromosome 2, Zm-B73-REFERENCE-NAM-5.0, whole genome shotgun sequence genome encodes:
- the LOC103646293 gene encoding pentatricopeptide repeat-containing protein At1g06710, mitochondrial — translated: MISRRAAATAALRASVRRACSSSSRAADPDDQLLGLLEAPEPQRGPRLSSKDFAFLQVPTPVLHAAALPPPEAVLISKAIRAYASDFDGKAERFLRRHRDFLNDAVVVAVLRSVRTPELCVRFFLWAERQVGYSHTGACYNALAEVLHFDDRARTTERLLREIGEDDREVLGRLLNVIVRKCCRHGAWAKALEELGRLKDFGYRPSGATYNALVQVLATAGQMDMGFRVQKEMSELGFCTDKFTVGCFAQALCKEGRWSDALVMIEREDFKLDTVLCTQMISGLMEASLFDEAISFLHRMRCNSCIPNVVTYRTLLAGFLKKKQLGWCKRIISMMMNEGCNPNPSLFNSLVHSYCNARDYPYAYKLLNRMAGCGCPPGYVVYNIFIGSICSGEELPSPDLLALAEKVYEEMLASSCVLNKVNTANFARCLCGMGKFDKAFQIIKLMMRKGFVPDTSTYSKVITFLCEAMKVEKAFLLFQEMKSVGVIPDVYTYTILIDSFCKVGLIEQARSWFDEMESVGCSPSVVTYTALLHAYLKTKQVPQASDIFHRMVDAGCAPNTITYSALVDGLCKAGESQKACEVYAKMIGTSDNVGSDFYFEGEHTDSIAPNVVTYGALIDGLCKAHKVVDAQELLDVMSSNGCEPNHIIYDALIDGFCKVGKLDNAQEVFFRMSKCGYLPTVHTYTSLIDAMFKDRRLDLAIKVLSQMLESSCTPNVVTYTAMIDGLCRIGECQKALKLLSMMEKRGCNPNVVTYTSLIDGLGKSGKVDMSLQLFTQMITQGCAPNYVTYRVLINHCCAAGLLDEAHSLLSEMKQTYWPKYVQGYCSVVQGFSKKFIASLGLLEELESHGMVSIAPVYGLLIDSFSKAGRLEKALELHKEMMEVSSSLNITSKDTYTSLIQALCLASQLEKAFELYSEITRKGVVPELSAFICLIKGLIKVNKWNEALQLCYSMCDEGVNWQSNNSFDGG